One genomic segment of Drosophila melanogaster chromosome 3L includes these proteins:
- the CG33270 gene encoding uncharacterized protein: protein MKYLFVVALIALAIQVASSASTTTTTDATTTTTTTTAASTTTTTTASSTHKKLCWRGNNWCHTRIPKRKCKNPKRCHKTIVIVTHRKN, encoded by the coding sequence ATGAAGTACCTTTTCGTGGTTGCCCTTATTGCCCTGGCCATCCAGGTGGCTTCATCTGCTAgtaccacaacaacaactgatgccaccaccacaacaacaaccaccacTGCAGCatcaacgacaacaacaacaacggcctCTTCCACTCACAAAAAGCTTTGTTGGAGGGGCAACAACTGGTGCCACACTCGCATTCCCAAGAGGAAGTGCAAGAACCCAAAGAGATGCCACAAGACCATCGTGATTGTGACCCACAGGAAAAACTAA
- the CG33271 gene encoding uncharacterized protein: MKYLFVVALIALAIQVASSASTTTTTDATTTTTTTTAASTTTTTTAASTHKKLCWRGNNWCHTRIPKRKCKNPKRCHKTIVIVTHRKN, translated from the coding sequence ATGAAGTACCTTTTCGTGGTTGCCCTTATTGCCCTGGCCATCCAGGTGGCTTCCTCTGCCAGTACCACTACAACAACTGATgccaccaccacaacaacaaccaccacTGCAGCATcgaccacaacaacaacaacggccgCTTCCACTCACAAAAAGCTTTGTTGGAGGGGCAACAACTGGTGCCACACTCGCATTCCCAAGCGGAAGTGCAAGAACCCAAAGAGATGCCACAAGACCATCGTGATTGTGACCCACAGAAAGAACTAA